In Novosphingobium sp. MMS21-SN21R, a single genomic region encodes these proteins:
- a CDS encoding class I SAM-dependent methyltransferase: MQAAKQVYSASAQAIAELPLLEGFWQAAVKSDPWGGRRWLASLLAIHQPERMIPLDCPWWNVAATREIDAFLAARPDARVFEYGSGASTAWLSRRAREVISVEHHAGWHARLGELIADRANVRLWHRDLSGPGYVSAIAEAGGQFDLIVVDGRDRNACLAQALPFLKTGGLVLFDDTGRRRYRSAIKACGLKEDRHFGRSYCVPYPDFTSILHG; encoded by the coding sequence ATGCAAGCTGCCAAACAGGTCTATTCAGCGTCAGCGCAGGCTATAGCCGAGTTGCCGTTGCTTGAGGGTTTCTGGCAAGCGGCTGTGAAGTCCGACCCTTGGGGTGGTCGCCGCTGGCTGGCCTCGCTTCTGGCCATTCATCAGCCGGAGCGCATGATCCCGCTTGATTGCCCGTGGTGGAATGTCGCTGCGACGCGCGAAATCGACGCGTTTCTGGCCGCCCGTCCCGACGCGCGCGTCTTTGAATACGGATCAGGCGCCAGCACCGCATGGCTTTCGCGCCGCGCACGTGAAGTCATCAGCGTCGAGCATCACGCCGGCTGGCACGCGCGCCTTGGAGAGCTTATTGCCGATCGCGCCAACGTGCGGCTCTGGCACCGCGACCTTTCCGGTCCGGGGTATGTCAGCGCAATCGCCGAAGCAGGCGGCCAGTTCGATTTGATCGTGGTAGATGGGCGTGACCGCAACGCGTGTCTCGCTCAGGCCTTGCCATTCCTGAAGACCGGCGGTCTTGTTCTGTTCGACGACACAGGGCGTCGCCGCTATCGCAGTGCCATAAAGGCATGCGGGTTGAAGGAAGACCGCCATTTTGGCCGCTCCTACTGCGTGCCTTATCCCGATTTTACCAGCATCCTGCATGGCTGA
- a CDS encoding CpaF family protein, giving the protein MSAFGRKNGIAGTSGSARSSFGIARPMKGGEQSAPSTPQNSVPMPMPMGGDQFPPLPDLDQVDSPVNAASLKADALTRLADRANGVNEGNYQAEGFEASVHKIKEQVLPRLLERVDPEAAATLTKEELSEEFRPIILEVLAELKVTLNRREQFALEKVLIDELLGFGPLEELLNDPDISDIMVNGPEQTYIEKKGKLVLAPIRFRDESHLFQIAQRIVNQVGRRVDQTTPLADARLKDGSRVNVIVPPLSLRGTAISIRKFSEKPITIDMLRDFGSMSDKMATCLKIAGACRMNVVISGGTGSGKTTMLNALSKMIDPGERVLTIEDAAELRLQQPHWLPLETRPPNLEGQGAITIGDLVKNALRMRPDRIILGEIRGAECFDLLAAMNTGHDGSMCTLHANSPRECLGRMENMILMGDIKIPKEAISRQIAESVDLIVQVKRLRDGSRRTTNVTEVIGMEGDVIVTQELFKFEYLDETDEGKIIGEFRSSGLRPYTLEKARQFGFDQAYLEACL; this is encoded by the coding sequence ATGAGTGCTTTCGGGCGAAAGAACGGGATCGCTGGGACGTCTGGCAGCGCACGGTCGTCATTCGGCATCGCACGTCCCATGAAGGGTGGTGAACAGAGCGCCCCGTCCACGCCGCAAAACTCGGTTCCCATGCCGATGCCCATGGGTGGCGATCAGTTCCCGCCCCTCCCCGATCTCGATCAGGTCGATAGCCCGGTAAACGCAGCATCGCTCAAGGCCGATGCGCTGACCCGTCTGGCCGACCGCGCCAACGGCGTGAACGAGGGCAACTATCAGGCCGAAGGCTTCGAGGCCTCGGTTCACAAGATCAAGGAACAGGTGCTGCCGCGTCTGCTGGAACGCGTCGATCCCGAAGCTGCGGCCACGCTGACCAAGGAAGAGTTGTCGGAAGAGTTCCGTCCGATCATCCTTGAAGTGCTGGCCGAACTGAAGGTCACGCTAAACCGCCGCGAACAGTTCGCGCTGGAAAAGGTGCTGATCGACGAACTGCTCGGTTTCGGTCCGCTCGAAGAACTGCTCAACGATCCTGACATCTCGGATATCATGGTCAACGGACCGGAGCAGACTTATATCGAAAAGAAGGGCAAGCTCGTGCTCGCCCCGATCCGTTTCCGTGACGAAAGCCACCTGTTCCAGATCGCCCAGCGCATCGTCAACCAGGTCGGCCGCCGCGTCGACCAGACCACGCCGCTGGCCGATGCCCGCCTGAAAGACGGCAGCCGCGTCAACGTGATCGTACCGCCGCTCAGCTTGCGCGGCACCGCGATCTCGATTCGTAAGTTTTCCGAAAAGCCGATCACCATCGACATGCTGCGCGATTTCGGCTCGATGTCGGACAAGATGGCGACCTGCCTAAAGATCGCCGGTGCTTGCCGCATGAACGTGGTCATCTCGGGCGGCACCGGTTCGGGCAAGACGACCATGCTCAACGCGCTGTCGAAGATGATCGATCCGGGCGAGCGCGTGCTGACCATCGAAGACGCCGCCGAACTTCGCCTGCAGCAGCCGCACTGGCTGCCGCTCGAAACACGCCCGCCGAACCTCGAAGGTCAAGGCGCGATCACCATCGGTGACCTTGTAAAGAACGCCCTGCGTATGCGTCCCGACCGCATCATCCTGGGCGAAATCCGTGGCGCAGAATGCTTCGATCTGCTCGCGGCAATGAACACCGGCCATGATGGCTCGATGTGCACACTTCACGCCAACTCCCCGCGCGAATGCCTTGGGCGTATGGAAAACATGATCCTGATGGGGGACATCAAGATCCCCAAGGAAGCCATCTCGCGCCAGATCGCGGAATCGGTCGACCTCATCGTGCAGGTCAAGCGCCTGCGCGACGGTTCACGCCGCACGACCAATGTCACCGAGGTGATCGGCATGGAAGGCGACGTTATCGTGACGCAGGAACTGTTCAAGTTCGAGTATCTCGACGAAACCGACGAAGGCAAGATCATCGGCGAGTTCCGCTCGTCGGGCCTGCGTCCTTATACCTTGGAAAAAGCGCGCCAGTTCGGTTTCGATCAGGCTTATCTGGAAGCCTGCCTCTAG